The genomic DNA ttttaagcaTGAATGAATGTTAGCTTAAAACATTATTCTGTATtggtttatatataatttttctgatCTATGCTGTCTGTGACTTATGTCCGTCCTTGGACCTTCTTGCCCTGAGGTCTATTCCTCAAGCCTCCCCTTCTTTACTCTCCATCATAAAATGTCTGACTCCCATTTCTTATGCTCTGTGCTCTTCAACACTTGGATGTCAGCTTAGTTCAGACAAAAAGTGGAAAAGCTGGAGATGAGAGCTCAGGAGACTGGAAGTGCTCAAAGTTTTTtaccttctttctctctgcagCAGGTTGCTTCTTCAATGGATACATCTTCTCCACGGCTATAATTTCCTTCATTATTGGTCAGCCATGCTTTCCGATCCTGTTGACCACAACTCCTGTATTTCAGCAATAacgtattttctctttcttcctccagctTAGAGGTAGGAGTGCCTTCCTTGAGTTGATAGGTATTATTTGTTCCACTGTTATTGGCTGACTTCTCTAGGAACCTATTTCCTGTATTTAGAATGGTTTCTGTTTCCTGGATAATCTTTGACTGTTAGAGTTGGCCAATTATATTGATTAATTTCTTCATGAGAAACTGTCATTTCAATTCTAGAAAAAAACACTGTtacatataaatgtgtatgtgtgcatgcatgtatgtaaaTGTTTGTGTTAAAATTctgttatataaatatgtattttatatataaatgtaaaatatataatatacatacatattttatatatattcaaaaattctAAGAGCATAATGGAGAGATTAATTGAACTTTTACAATCTTTGCACACTACACATAAAGTGCCACAGTACTACTATGGGAGAAAGTCCAAGTGGCACTGaaaagaatattataattttaaatatatttatcaaaaaaagtaaaatctacaAATAATTCAAAGCCTACAGAAACAATGGCATAATATGCCGAAATAAGTAAAAGGtagaaaataatgatgataaatgCAGAAATGATGCATTAAGAAACAGTACAGTCAACTAATGAAAGCCAGTTTATTCAAAAGAtttatataacaatttatatagtatgacatttaaataacatttattacatttatataaaaaacttTAAGGGTTATCTattatgaaaatggaaataagtgatgttagttaaataaaattagaaaatttacgtacagaagaattttaaaaattataagagaacacaataaatacatttacCATTACATCAGGAAAACAAATAGCAGACAAGAAAAAGGTTGTAGGTATAGAACTATTTTAGACAGAATAACCATTCTTCAGCCCCTAACGGATTAGTTGATAAAGTGGTAATCCTCAATGACTACCAACATGACCACGAAGGTGATAACAGATattgtttatctcttttttttttttttttttttgagacggagtttcgctctcgttacccaggctggagtgcaatggcgcgatctcggctcaccacaacctccgcctcctgggttcaggcaattctcctgcctcagcctcttgagtagctgggactacaggcacctgccagcatgcccagctaattttttttgtatttttagtagagaaggggtttcaccatgctgatcaggatgacctcgtgatccactcgcctcagcctcccaaagtgctgggattacaggcgtgagccaccgcgcccggcctgtgtatCTCTTAATTGAAGTAGGCAGTGTTGCCTTTAGAGTGGTTTTgccaacaaaccaacaaacaaataaagcttTATTCAATCAATTTTCTTACTATTACTATTGATCATTGTTGTTGCTGAGTGCGAGAAGAGGTCCCATGGAGCCCCACCTCTAAGTGACAGTCTTGGAGGGTCCCGGCATGGCTTCCGGAGTCAGGCTCCACTTTAGTTCCTACTCTGGACTCTCAGGGAATGAGATACTTGATCTCCTGTTGACTGATTAAGCTCAGCAGACAGAGAAGTCCAAGGGTCCGCTAATAGCCCCAGAAAGAATTTTATGTCAATTTTCCGGGAGTCACCCCACCCACAGAACACATGGAGAGTGGCAGAGCCCCGCCCCTGCTGTTACGCTGGGAAGGTCGGGGGGGGCATGGCAGGAAGTGGTTCCCCCTGAGTTCCGCCTAGAGAGGCTGAGGCGCCCAAACGTTGATCTGAATAGCGCTGTATCAGGTCTGCAGAAAGAGGCATCCTAGATCTCAGTTGTCTAGTGAGTATCCTGACCCAGAACTGGGGGACATTGCCCGACAACCGCAAATCCCTTCACCCTAAAAAAAAACGACTCTAGAGAGCCCTGTCCCATCTCGCCCCTGAGCGGGTCCCTGAGGAGTCCGCAAGCATGGCCGCTAGGCCCAAAGTGCATTCACTTTTTCCGTCAGGTTGAAGAGCATGAAGGCCTTGGTCCAACGCTGGTGGACTCAGGTCAGGAGGGAGAGAAATCTCAGGCACTCCATAGTTAAAAGTGAATCCTCCTTAAGATTGAGGGGACTCCATGCCCCAGAACGGGGTGACAGCGAATTCTGCTGCCGACGCCAGTTTGGGGTCCCGGCAGGTCTCTAGAGACTGAAGTGCATTCTCACTTTGTTCCCGTGAGCGTCAGAGAAGTATAGGGCCCGGGTTGTAAGATGGCGGCAGGTCAGCGAGGACGATTTCCAGGTTGTGGGAAGAGGCGGGGTGAGGAGTCTGATTACCGTGGGGACAATTCTCACTAAAACAGCAAGAGCAGTCAAATCTCTTCAGTACTGTCAGCCCTAGGTGGTCTGAGTGACCCCAGAATGAAGTGTTGGGCAGAAGTGCTTCTTTATTCCCTCCTCGTTAGGACTGTAAAAATTCCTAGTGTCAATTTTAGAGCTGCAGAGGAGAATGGGCCTCTGGGTCTTGTCAATTTTTATGATGATCCTGAACATAAATATAGAGGATCAGACCCCTGAACAGAGGGGCCCCCATTGCCAGCCCCTGCTGTCACCTCAGTAAGCCCCAAAATGGGCCGTCATGCTACAGTCTAATACTCACTCTTAACTTCCTCCTGAGTTCCAAGGACACAAACTGACCAGAAGAATACGAGTCCTGTGAGTTCCTAGAGCCGTTGTTTCTCAGAAACCTGTAGAAGGGGTCCTGGTTAAAGCCAAGATGGTCGCTCTCTGCTGAAGGTGTTGATGTGATGTCACTCTCTCCCGTCCAGGTGCCAGCCTTCCTGCCCACACTCCTACCTGCTGTCACAGGCCACAACCATCATGCCTCGGGGTCACAAGAGTAAGCACCGTGCCCGTGAGAAACGCCGAGAGACCCATGGTCAATCTCAGGATCTCACAGGTCCCCAGACCACTGCAGAAAAGCAGGAAGAGCCCCgctcttccccttcttcttaTCCTGTTTGTCAGGGTGCTCGTCGGAAGACTTCTGATTCCTCCGTTCCGCAGGAGTCTCAGGGAGCTTCACCCACTGCCTCTCCTGATGCAGGTGTTTCATGCTCAAAATCTGATGTGGCTGCCAAGGGTCAAGATGAGAAAAGTGCAAGCACCTCCCCTAATGCCTCTGTTCCTCAGGGGTCTCAGAGAGCTTCACCCACTGCCTCTCTTGATGCAGGTGCTTCATGCTCAAAATCTGATGTGGCTGCCAAGGGTCAAGATGAGAAAAGTGCAAGCACCTCCCCTGATGCCTCTGTTCCTCAGGAGTCTCAGGGACCTTCACCCACTGAATCTCCTGATGCAGGTGTTTCATGCTCAAAATCTGATGTGGCTGCCAAGGGTCAAGATGAGGAAAATGCAAGCACCTCCCCTGATGCCTCCGTTCCTCAGGGGTCTCAGGGGGTTTCTCTCACTGCCTCTCTCGATGCAGGTGTTTCATGCTCAAAATCTGATATAGCTGGCTTGAATCAAGATGAGGAAAGTGCAGTCACgtcccagagagctgccttctTTAAGACCACAGATCGAGATCCTCTAAACAGGAAGGCGAGCGCGTTGGTGCAATTCCTACAGGAGAAGTTTGAGAAGAAAGAGATCATTTTGAAGGCTGACATGCTGAAGCGTGTTAGCAAAAAGTACAAGGAGCACTTGCCTGAGATCCTCAAGAAAACCTCCAACCATTTGGCAGTGGTTTTTGGCGTTGAATTGAAAGAAATGGATTCCAGCGGCGAATCCTACACCCTTGTCAGCAAGCTGGGCCTCTCCGGTGAAGGCATTCTGAGTGGTGTTAATGGGCTGGCGAAGTCGGGTATCCTGGTGTCTCTCCTGAGTTTCATTTTCATGAGAGGGAACCGTGCCACTGAAAAGGAGGTCTGGGACTTCCTGGGTGTTTTGGGGATCTATGACGGAATCATGCACTCAGTCTATGGGGAGCCCCGGAAGATCATTATGGAAGATTTGGTGCAAGATAAGTACCTGGAGTACCGGCAGGTGTATAACAGTGATCCTCCATGCTATGAGTTCCTGTGGGGTCCACGAGCCCATGCTGAAACCAGTAAGATGAGAGTCCTGAGAGCTTTGGCAAGTATCAATAACACTGCCCCTGGTTCCTACCCACATCTGTATGAAGAGGCTTTGATAGATGAGGTAGAGAGAGCACTGAGACTGAGATACTAAAGGCAGGGCTGGCACTGTTCTCTTGGCCAGGGAACCTTATGGGAGTATATCCTATAGATCCACTTCTAGGGAATTCTGAAGTAGAATTTTTGCTTTATGCTGGAAGAGAGTAGTGAGCTTTCTAAGTAGTACAGTATAGTAGAGGCTGGAGGGAAAAAGATGTGTATCTTTCTTTTGTCCTGTTACACATGAGTAACTTACAgatttatgttttgcttttattgttaattttcaaGATTGTTCCTGTTAAGTGaaggtttattttgctttatacTATAAATGTATCAGTAACATAACTCTCACATTCATAGCTGTTTAACCAATTTGGATGTTATGGTTTTGGtattaaaacaaaatcatacacctttcatattttctttaaaattcagaacTAGATAACATGGTAATAGAGAAGGGATTTTGATATGAATCTTAAAGAACTCCACAGTAAACTAGTTGACACTGTAATATGATGAGAAAGcaaagtaaaaatggaaatgcaaaagtTGCCTAATTCTTGGTTTGCcttattccttttcttatttcctttaataTAAATAAAGGATACTTGGATTTGTTTAGATTATTAAAGACTGCTGTTAGTTTGTTTTGTTCTAGTGCACTTCATATTCTGTTATTGatgacatcaaaaaaaaaaactctgattgGAGAGTGGAATTTTCTGggtttaaaataatcatatgaaaTGCAGTGATCAATATAAGCCAGAATTAGTTCACTAAAATCCTTTTGAAACAAGGCTGctaagtttaaaaattttccatagGCTTTTATTGTTTCAGATATTTTCAAGATATGgtaattgtgtttcttttttttttttttttttttcttttttgagacggagttttcctgttgttacccaggctggagtgcaatggcacgatctcagctcactgcaacctccgcctcctgggttcaggcaattctcctgcctctgcctcccgagtagctggtactataggcatgcaccaccacgcccggctaatttttgtatttttagtagagacggggtttcaccttgttgaccaagatggtctctatctcttgaccttgtgatccacccgcctcggcctcccaaagtgctgggattacaggcgtgagccaccgcacccggccggtaATTGTGTTTCTTAATATATcattaggaaaattaaaaattaataatattgtgTAAAAACATATTATGGTAACTGCTATTCATTACTCAGTATTTCCTACTTAGTAtgccttattttttatatttatatttttattttactttaggtgcatactgtatctggcatttctccccatgttatccctcccaccctctccacccccaacccccccccaactacccccagtgtgtgatggtcctctccctgagtccacatgttctcataggCCTACGtggtcgtgatggataagcttcttgatgtgctgttgcaatctgtttgccagtattttattgaagatttttgcgtcgatgttcatcatggatattggcctgaagttttcttttttagttgagtctctgcctggttttggtatcaggatgatgctggtctcataaaatgagttagggaggatttcctccttttgtattgtttgatacagttttagaaggaatggaaccagctcctctttgtatgtctggtagaattcagtctGCCTTATTTTTTATAGACAGTACTTACACCCCAAAATTCCTACAAGATAGGGTTTAGCGGACTCACTTCAATATGAATAAATTGTAAATATCTAAAAGTTCATAGGCTTGTAATTGACACAGCTGGGACTAGATCTCTGGTTTGGATTCATCTAGAGCCCACATTTTTCCAATCCTCTCAGCCTGAGCCAgactttgtgtcttttaattcatttttcctcTCACTGCCCAAACTGTTTATCAGAGCATTAAAAGGACATAGTACCCAAAGCACTTCTTTGGAATATACAACTAGAGTAATAATAATGCTCAATACATGACTAGTACAAATTCAGAAAAGATAATATTCATTGACAGTATGATCATCTACATATGCAACATCAAATAACCTGATAAGATCAGTAGCTCCACAAATCATCCTGCACTTCCCTTTCCCCACAGAAATTAAATATACTCAAAGCAAAGTACATAGTAGACTAAATCTGGCTGTTGAAACTGAAGAATAGA from Saimiri boliviensis isolate mSaiBol1 chromosome X, mSaiBol1.pri, whole genome shotgun sequence includes the following:
- the LOC101033345 gene encoding melanoma-associated antigen B6B-like; the encoded protein is MPRGHKSKHRAREKRRETHGQSQDLTGPQTTAEKQEEPRSSPSSYPVCQGARRKTSDSSVPQESQGASPTASPDAGVSCSKSDVAAKGQDEKSASTSPNASVPQGSQRASPTASLDAGASCSKSDVAAKGQDEKSASTSPDASVPQESQGPSPTESPDAGVSCSKSDIAGLNQDEESAVTSQRAAFFKTTDRDPLNRKASALVQFLQEKFEKKEIILKADMLKRVSKKYKEHLPEILKKTSNHLAVVFGVELKEMDSSGESYTLVSKLGLSGEGILSGVNGLAKSGILVSLLSFIFMRGNRATEKEVWDFLGVLGIYDGIMHSVYGEPRKIIMEDLVQDKYLEYRQVYNSDPPCYEFLWGPRAHAETSKMRVLRALASINNTAPGSYPHLYEEALIDEVERALRLRY